The Peribacillus sp. FSL P2-0133 genome has a segment encoding these proteins:
- a CDS encoding Zn-dependent hydrolase yields MSLIERIEKQINDLSEFTSTPGKGTTRLTYSKEDLLTRNYIKNKMMESGLKVEEDGFGNIFGKLEGTLKDAPSVLIGSHFDSVPNGGAYDGPAGVIVALEVAALFAENQVTPKYPLEIVALIEEEGARFGGGLMGSRGIVGTLSEESFKNLRDKEGITTIEAMSKISLDSSLPKRRNPNSIKAFLELHIEQGPILEEKNIPIGVVEAIVGLTQLEVTIEGKAGHAGTTPMDRRTDALVAAAQIISQLPSFAIEEGEGTVITTGRLHVLPNGANVIPNKVEFSVDIRSSKEEHINNVIKRMKELIESYHEQGIHTTAEQVLYMPPKVLSDEIKALLKDKSSDLKIPYCSINSGAGHDAMVFSDVTDVGMLFVPSKAGLSHCPEEWSDARHLANGVQIFYEVAKCLTEVE; encoded by the coding sequence GTGAGTCTTATCGAACGTATAGAAAAGCAAATAAATGATTTGAGCGAATTTACATCAACACCCGGAAAAGGGACAACCCGGCTTACGTATAGCAAGGAAGACTTACTTACACGCAATTATATTAAAAATAAAATGATGGAATCCGGTCTAAAAGTAGAGGAGGATGGATTCGGAAATATTTTTGGAAAGCTAGAAGGTACTTTAAAAGATGCACCAAGCGTTTTGATCGGTTCACATTTTGATTCCGTACCAAATGGTGGTGCGTATGACGGACCAGCAGGTGTAATTGTCGCTCTTGAAGTGGCTGCCCTATTTGCAGAAAATCAAGTAACACCTAAATATCCATTGGAAATCGTTGCCCTGATTGAAGAAGAGGGTGCTCGTTTTGGCGGAGGACTAATGGGGTCTAGAGGAATAGTGGGGACACTTAGTGAGGAAAGTTTTAAAAACTTAAGGGATAAAGAAGGTATCACAACAATTGAAGCGATGTCAAAAATTAGTCTGGATTCATCACTTCCGAAAAGGAGAAATCCCAATAGCATTAAAGCATTTCTCGAATTGCATATAGAACAAGGCCCAATCCTTGAAGAGAAGAATATCCCCATTGGTGTTGTAGAAGCTATTGTTGGTTTAACTCAATTAGAAGTAACCATTGAAGGAAAGGCAGGACATGCAGGCACAACCCCTATGGATCGCCGTACGGATGCATTGGTTGCAGCCGCTCAGATTATTTCTCAATTACCGAGCTTTGCAATTGAGGAAGGTGAAGGAACGGTTATCACGACAGGACGACTACATGTTTTACCAAATGGAGCCAACGTCATCCCAAATAAAGTCGAATTTTCGGTAGATATCCGATCTAGCAAGGAAGAACATATTAACAATGTCATTAAGCGGATGAAAGAATTAATCGAATCCTATCATGAACAGGGGATCCATACAACTGCGGAACAGGTGTTATATATGCCTCCGAAGGTATTGAGTGATGAAATAAAAGCTTTATTAAAAGATAAAAGTTCTGATTTGAAAATTCCATATTGTTCCATTAATAGTGGAGCAGGTCATGATGCGATGGTTTTTTCCGATGTGACTGATGTTGGCATGCTCTTTGTTCCAAGTAAAGCAGGACTAAGTCATTGTCCAGAAGAATGGTCTGATGCACGTCATTTAGCAAATGGAGTGCAAATATTTTACGAAGTGGCTAAATGTTTAACGGAGGTGGAATGA
- a CDS encoding M20 family metallopeptidase yields MINQTIKEAIQNYSDELIEIRRKLHSEPELSWEEENTTAFICEYLEKLGIPFRKAEPTGVIAEIKGGKAGKTVALRADMDALSVEELNKDLPYASKEEGKMHACGHDAHTSMLLIAAKALNEIKEELPGNVRLIFQPAEEVATGAKEMVKQGAVKGVDNVFGIHIWSQMPTNKVACSQGPSFASADIFTVTFKGRGGHGAMPQDCIDTTIVASSFVMNVQSVVSRTVDPQNPAVLTVGKMVVGTRFNVIAENAVIEGTVRCFDPKTRDHIEKQLQIYAENVANIYGATAQVEYYRGTQAVINDEYSAKLVQKVASNAFGEDAVYNEKPTMGGEDFSFYLDEVPGSFALVGSGNPEKDTEWAHHHGKFNIDEDALATGAELYAQYAWAYLHE; encoded by the coding sequence ATGATTAATCAAACGATAAAAGAAGCGATTCAAAATTATAGTGATGAATTAATAGAAATACGTAGAAAACTTCATAGCGAACCTGAGTTATCATGGGAAGAAGAAAATACAACTGCCTTTATTTGTGAATACCTTGAAAAATTAGGAATACCTTTTCGGAAAGCAGAACCAACAGGTGTCATTGCAGAAATTAAAGGCGGTAAGGCAGGAAAGACAGTAGCATTAAGAGCGGATATGGACGCCCTTTCTGTTGAAGAATTAAATAAAGACTTGCCATATGCTTCAAAAGAAGAAGGGAAAATGCATGCATGTGGTCATGATGCCCACACATCAATGCTATTAATTGCAGCGAAGGCACTAAATGAAATAAAAGAAGAATTACCTGGGAATGTGCGATTAATCTTTCAACCAGCTGAAGAAGTAGCAACAGGTGCAAAGGAAATGGTTAAACAAGGGGCTGTTAAAGGTGTTGATAATGTTTTTGGCATACATATTTGGTCGCAAATGCCAACAAACAAAGTTGCTTGTTCTCAAGGACCTTCATTCGCTTCAGCAGATATCTTTACAGTAACGTTTAAAGGAAGAGGGGGACATGGTGCAATGCCACAGGATTGTATCGATACAACTATTGTGGCCTCTTCATTCGTCATGAATGTACAATCTGTCGTATCAAGAACGGTCGACCCACAAAATCCCGCTGTATTGACAGTTGGAAAAATGGTCGTTGGAACACGATTTAATGTCATTGCAGAAAATGCCGTTATTGAAGGAACTGTCCGTTGTTTTGATCCTAAAACACGTGACCATATAGAAAAACAGCTCCAGATTTATGCTGAAAATGTTGCTAATATTTACGGTGCGACCGCACAGGTTGAGTACTACCGTGGAACGCAAGCTGTCATTAATGATGAATACAGTGCAAAATTAGTGCAAAAAGTTGCTTCAAATGCGTTTGGCGAAGACGCAGTATATAATGAAAAGCCAACAATGGGTGGAGAAGATTTTAGTTTCTATTTAGATGAAGTACCTGGAAGCTTCGCTTTAGTTGGATCTGGAAACCCTGAAAAGGATACGGAATGGGCCCATCATCACGGGAAATTCAACATCGACGAAGATGCGCTTGCTACCGGTGCAGAACTTTACGCTCAATATGCCTGGGCATATTTGCACGAATAA
- a CDS encoding amidohydrolase, producing the protein MLMNVRLESGYKYENGQVVATETVLRNLHIVKGIITRILDTKSPYGKGIDCYDAKGMLLLPSFRDMHIHLDKTFYGGPWRAAATRKNGIFDMITLEQTLLLELLPTAQERAEKLIELILGYGSTYVRSHCNIDPVVGLKNLEKLNQALANYSDKISHEIVGFPQHGLLRSNAQGLIREAMQLGVTHVGGLDPTLVDGDMEKSLQTMVQIAVDYKAGIDIHLHEGGETGLKAIRRLADLTEEAGLQGKVTISHAFSLASLGDGADVEMAKRLASLGISIASTVPIGKDVMPIPLLQKHKVNVMLGNDSITDHWSPFGIGDTLQKAHLAADLYGWSNEYNLSRSLSLATGGITPLDESGKQIWPKVGDAATAVLVPASCSAEAVARLPKRAAVLHKGTLSSGSLDSVKPKLHTN; encoded by the coding sequence ATGTTGATGAATGTTCGATTGGAAAGTGGATACAAGTATGAAAATGGCCAGGTCGTCGCAACCGAAACCGTATTGAGGAACCTCCATATTGTTAAAGGCATCATTACCAGAATACTAGATACTAAGTCCCCTTATGGAAAAGGTATCGATTGCTACGACGCGAAAGGCATGCTGCTACTTCCTTCTTTTAGAGATATGCATATTCATTTGGATAAAACTTTTTATGGGGGTCCTTGGAGAGCAGCAGCAACGAGGAAAAATGGCATTTTTGACATGATTACCTTGGAGCAGACACTGCTACTGGAGCTCCTTCCAACTGCCCAGGAGCGTGCGGAGAAATTAATTGAACTAATTCTTGGCTACGGCTCGACATATGTCAGAAGCCATTGCAACATCGATCCAGTCGTTGGTTTAAAAAATCTTGAAAAACTTAATCAGGCCTTAGCAAACTATTCAGATAAAATATCACATGAAATCGTTGGCTTTCCCCAACATGGCTTGCTTCGTTCAAATGCTCAGGGACTGATACGCGAAGCCATGCAACTCGGAGTTACACATGTTGGCGGACTTGATCCAACCTTAGTTGACGGTGATATGGAAAAATCGTTGCAAACGATGGTACAGATTGCGGTTGACTACAAAGCAGGTATTGATATTCACCTTCATGAAGGTGGCGAAACAGGATTGAAGGCAATTCGTCGATTGGCTGATCTGACTGAGGAAGCCGGTCTGCAGGGGAAAGTGACGATCAGTCATGCCTTTTCGCTCGCTTCGTTAGGGGATGGCGCCGACGTAGAAATGGCAAAACGCCTTGCATCGCTTGGGATTTCCATTGCTTCAACCGTTCCAATCGGTAAAGACGTAATGCCGATTCCGCTGCTTCAGAAGCATAAGGTGAACGTCATGCTTGGTAATGATAGTATTACTGATCACTGGTCACCATTCGGGATTGGCGATACACTGCAGAAGGCACATCTCGCTGCAGATCTGTATGGATGGTCAAACGAATACAACCTGTCTCGCTCACTTTCCCTTGCTACCGGCGGCATTACACCGCTAGACGAGTCCGGTAAGCAAATTTGGCCAAAGGTAGGCGATGCCGCGACCGCCGTACTCGTTCCAGCAAGCTGCTCGGCCGAAGCCGTAGCACGCCTGCCCAAGCGTGCTGCCGTATTACATAAGGGAACTCTGTCTTCGGGTTCTCTGGATAGCGTGAAGCCTAAGCTTCATACCAATTAA
- a CDS encoding twin-arginine translocase TatA/TatE family subunit has protein sequence MLQNIGIPGLMLILVIALIIFGPSKLPEIGRAFGSTLREFKKSTRDLVADDTNADVTNKKES, from the coding sequence ATGCTACAAAATATTGGAATACCAGGATTGATGCTAATTTTAGTGATTGCACTTATTATTTTCGGCCCTTCTAAGTTACCGGAAATTGGTAGGGCGTTTGGATCAACATTAAGGGAATTTAAAAAGTCTACCAGAGACCTTGTAGCAGATGACACTAATGCCGATGTTACCAATAAGAAAGAAAGCTAA
- the tatC gene encoding twin-arginine translocase subunit TatC: protein MIQHLEELRKRIIITLVVFTLFLVLTFIFVQDIYNIIVKDLPFKLALLGPSDIILVYLIIATVVAIAATIPVAAHQTWLFVRPALTPKERKVTSAYIPALFILFTLGISFGYFILFPLVLNFLMSLSNGMFTTFFTTEKYFRFMLHMTLPFGFLFEMPVVIMFLTSLGIINPYRLQKIRKYSYFILIVISILITPPDFLSDILVTIPLLLLYESSVSLSKFVYKRHQREKGISEPV from the coding sequence ATGATTCAGCACCTTGAGGAGTTACGTAAACGTATTATTATCACTTTAGTCGTTTTCACGCTGTTCCTCGTACTGACATTTATATTTGTTCAAGATATTTATAATATAATAGTTAAAGATTTGCCGTTTAAGCTAGCTCTGTTAGGACCGAGTGATATCATACTCGTTTATTTAATTATTGCCACCGTCGTTGCCATCGCGGCTACTATACCGGTTGCTGCGCACCAAACTTGGCTGTTTGTACGTCCAGCGTTAACACCAAAAGAACGCAAAGTTACTAGCGCTTATATTCCAGCACTATTTATTCTATTCACACTAGGAATCAGTTTTGGTTACTTCATTTTATTTCCGCTTGTACTAAATTTTTTAATGTCTCTATCAAACGGCATGTTTACAACTTTCTTTACAACGGAGAAATATTTCCGATTTATGCTTCATATGACACTGCCTTTTGGATTTCTGTTTGAAATGCCTGTTGTCATTATGTTTTTAACAAGTTTAGGAATAATAAATCCATACCGTTTGCAAAAAATCAGGAAATATTCTTACTTTATTTTAATAGTTATTTCAATTTTGATTACACCACCAGACTTCCTATCAGATATCCTAGTTACGATACCTTTATTACTATTATATGAAAGCAGTGTAAGCCTATCCAAATTTGTGTATAAACGACATCAAAGGGAAAAAGGGATATCTGAACCTGTCTAA
- a CDS encoding DeoR/GlpR family DNA-binding transcription regulator, producing MLQDERLDAIIQYLNENERIDIETICKINNVSKDTARRDLINLEEERKIIRIRGGAKKALLSNEVHNYGERMNMASEAKSKIGKFAASLINDGDHLILDASTTVQFLAKYLTSRNNTVVTNSINVTSVLSPREDIKINLLGGTLSTRHQAIYGSRAIRDVQDYKVNKCIIGTCGISSEGLSTSIEEEGLLVHEMIKRSDQVIVIADSTKFNKTFFQKVCDLDSVDIVITDKEVPKNMQEILKKHVVEVIVVPGQD from the coding sequence ATGCTGCAGGATGAACGATTAGACGCAATTATTCAATATTTAAATGAAAATGAACGGATTGATATTGAAACAATTTGTAAAATAAATAATGTATCTAAAGATACGGCCAGAAGAGACTTAATAAATTTAGAAGAGGAGAGGAAGATCATTCGAATACGGGGTGGGGCGAAAAAGGCTCTGCTTTCCAATGAAGTCCATAATTATGGTGAGCGTATGAACATGGCATCGGAAGCTAAAAGTAAGATCGGAAAATTTGCAGCTTCTTTAATAAATGATGGGGACCATCTTATTTTGGATGCCTCCACAACAGTTCAATTTTTAGCTAAATATTTAACGAGCCGGAACAATACGGTTGTGACTAATTCGATTAACGTTACCAGTGTATTAAGCCCAAGAGAAGATATAAAGATTAATTTATTAGGTGGAACATTAAGCACTAGACACCAAGCTATATATGGTTCAAGAGCCATTAGAGATGTCCAAGATTATAAGGTGAATAAATGCATCATTGGTACTTGCGGAATATCTTCTGAAGGACTGTCTACTTCCATCGAGGAAGAAGGCCTCCTCGTTCATGAAATGATAAAGCGTTCTGACCAGGTCATTGTGATTGCAGATTCAACGAAATTTAATAAAACTTTTTTTCAAAAGGTATGTGACCTAGACTCTGTTGATATAGTGATTACAGACAAAGAAGTACCAAAAAATATGCAGGAAATCCTTAAAAAACATGTGGTAGAAGTGATTGTGGTTCCAGGTCAAGATTGA
- a CDS encoding MerR family transcriptional regulator, whose amino-acid sequence MGNYLSISEMASIHSISRQTLIYYDKIELFKPVHIDEHGYRYYSAVQIPFLREICFLKSIGIKLNDIKDHIGNRNLTTAMSLLEFHQEFIDKEINALMNTRTFIQQRLMKYSEAKNIKSELDKPIIEEFPERHVLFIPFENELCREELHLTLMKAWNVLSKHEMLPSDGFGTVILKDKLGTDDVFEGAGIYTSLPFIDPDMDNIMTLPAGKYACVYKYGMPYDIEFLNELVHWISENHYRTVGDVVDACLLDTTFYENDNSVDFCQLQIPVEKIT is encoded by the coding sequence GTGGGCAATTACTTATCAATCAGTGAAATGGCTTCCATTCACAGTATCTCAAGGCAAACACTCATTTATTACGATAAGATCGAATTATTTAAACCTGTACATATAGATGAACATGGTTATCGGTATTATAGTGCAGTTCAGATTCCGTTTCTAAGGGAAATTTGCTTTTTGAAGTCGATTGGCATCAAACTGAATGATATTAAGGACCATATAGGAAATCGGAATTTAACTACTGCCATGTCACTTTTGGAATTTCATCAAGAATTCATTGATAAAGAAATAAATGCCTTGATGAATACACGTACATTTATTCAGCAGAGATTAATGAAATATTCAGAAGCCAAAAATATTAAAAGTGAATTGGATAAACCTATTATAGAAGAATTTCCTGAAAGGCATGTCTTATTTATACCATTTGAAAATGAATTGTGCCGAGAAGAATTACATTTAACGCTGATGAAAGCTTGGAATGTATTAAGTAAACATGAGATGCTTCCGTCAGATGGATTTGGCACGGTTATTTTAAAGGATAAGCTTGGAACGGATGATGTTTTCGAGGGTGCGGGAATATATACTTCTTTACCCTTTATAGATCCTGATATGGATAATATTATGACGTTGCCTGCTGGTAAGTATGCATGTGTGTATAAATATGGAATGCCATATGACATTGAGTTTTTAAATGAATTGGTTCATTGGATCAGTGAAAATCATTATAGAACTGTAGGGGACGTCGTGGACGCTTGTTTATTGGATACGACCTTTTACGAGAATGATAATAGTGTTGATTTTTGTCAGCTGCAAATCCCTGTAGAGAAAATTACTTGA
- a CDS encoding UbiD family decarboxylase, with protein sequence MSEKMNKVTDLRSALELLKSIPGQLIETDEPVNPHAELSGVYRHVGAGGTVMRPTKIGPAMVFNHVLGHEDSSVVIGLLASRERVGLMLDTKPERLGFLLNEAVKNPIDPITITNDKAKAQEVVHYAEDPDFDIRKLIPAPTNTEEDAGPYITIGMCYASDSETGESDITIHRLCLQSKDEMSMYFVPGRHLEVFREKAEKAGKPLPISISIGVDPAIEVAACFEAPTTPLGFNELSVAGAIRKEAVELVQCLTIDEKAIANAEYVIEGELVPGVRVREDQHTNTGKAMPEFPGYTGSAVAELPLIKVKAVTHRVNPIMQTVIGPSEEHVNMAGIPTEASILQMVEKAMPGKLLNVYAHTSGGGKYMAVLQFKKSQPSDEGRQRQAALLAFSAFSELKHVFIVDEDVDPFDSNDVLWALNTRYQGDVDTVFIPGVRCHPLDPSQDPAYSPTIQEKGISCKTIFDCTVPFHLKDEFKRSEFKEVDPSRFVPGFSNV encoded by the coding sequence ATGTCTGAAAAAATGAATAAAGTGACAGATTTACGTTCTGCCTTGGAACTACTGAAGTCCATACCAGGACAATTGATTGAAACGGATGAACCTGTCAATCCTCATGCTGAATTATCTGGGGTTTATCGTCATGTCGGTGCTGGCGGAACAGTAATGCGTCCAACAAAAATCGGACCTGCCATGGTTTTCAATCATGTATTGGGACATGAAGATTCAAGCGTGGTGATTGGACTTTTAGCCAGCCGGGAAAGAGTCGGTCTCATGCTGGATACAAAACCGGAGCGACTGGGGTTCCTTTTAAATGAAGCTGTAAAAAACCCAATTGATCCAATCACCATTACAAATGATAAAGCGAAAGCTCAAGAAGTGGTTCACTATGCGGAAGATCCGGATTTCGATATCAGAAAGTTAATACCTGCCCCTACGAATACAGAGGAAGATGCAGGCCCGTATATCACCATAGGCATGTGCTATGCCTCCGATTCGGAAACGGGTGAATCTGATATAACGATACATCGTTTATGTTTACAAAGTAAAGATGAGATGTCCATGTATTTTGTTCCTGGCCGCCATTTAGAAGTTTTTCGTGAAAAGGCTGAAAAAGCAGGAAAACCATTACCAATTTCCATTAGTATCGGTGTTGACCCTGCTATTGAAGTCGCTGCTTGTTTTGAAGCACCTACGACTCCTCTTGGCTTTAATGAGTTGAGTGTTGCAGGGGCTATCAGGAAAGAAGCGGTAGAACTGGTCCAATGCTTGACTATTGATGAAAAAGCTATCGCGAATGCTGAATATGTAATAGAAGGGGAATTGGTTCCCGGAGTGCGTGTTCGGGAAGATCAACACACCAATACTGGAAAAGCAATGCCAGAATTCCCTGGTTATACAGGCTCAGCTGTAGCGGAACTGCCTCTAATCAAAGTGAAAGCTGTTACGCACCGTGTCAATCCAATCATGCAAACAGTTATTGGTCCAAGTGAAGAACATGTGAATATGGCTGGCATTCCAACTGAAGCAAGCATTCTGCAAATGGTGGAAAAGGCCATGCCAGGCAAATTATTGAACGTTTATGCCCATACTTCAGGAGGGGGTAAATACATGGCCGTTCTTCAATTCAAGAAAAGTCAGCCAAGTGATGAAGGTCGCCAAAGACAAGCTGCACTATTGGCGTTCTCTGCCTTTTCTGAACTTAAGCATGTGTTCATAGTGGATGAAGATGTGGATCCCTTTGATAGTAATGATGTTTTATGGGCGTTAAATACTCGTTACCAAGGTGATGTTGATACTGTATTCATTCCTGGAGTGCGCTGTCACCCGTTAGATCCTTCACAAGATCCCGCATACAGCCCCACCATTCAGGAAAAGGGGATTTCCTGTAAGACCATTTTTGACTGTACAGTACCGTTTCATTTAAAAGATGAATTTAAAAGGTCTGAATTTAAAGAGGTAGATCCAAGTCGATTTGTGCCTGGATTCTCCAATGTATAA
- a CDS encoding non-oxidative hydroxyarylic acid decarboxylases subunit B, whose amino-acid sequence MKIIVGITGATGAIFGIRILQMLKSSEVETHLIMSPWAHATIQHETSYSVKDVEGLADHSYSYKDQAARISSGSFRVDGMIVAPCSMKTLASIRMGLADNLLTRSADVMLKERKKLLLMTRETPLNTIHLENMMELSKMGTIIFPPMPAFYNNPENVNDIIDHLAYRALDQFEIDAHGAKRWDGMKYRTKI is encoded by the coding sequence ATGAAAATCATTGTTGGGATAACAGGAGCGACTGGAGCCATTTTCGGAATTAGGATTCTTCAGATGCTTAAAAGCAGTGAAGTGGAGACCCATTTAATCATGTCCCCTTGGGCACATGCCACCATTCAACATGAAACTTCATATTCTGTTAAAGACGTGGAGGGATTAGCTGATCATTCCTATTCTTACAAAGATCAAGCAGCAAGAATATCAAGTGGATCTTTCCGGGTTGATGGCATGATCGTAGCACCTTGCAGTATGAAAACACTAGCTTCCATTCGCATGGGACTAGCGGATAATTTATTAACGCGATCTGCTGATGTCATGTTGAAAGAAAGAAAAAAATTATTACTAATGACAAGAGAAACCCCTCTAAATACGATTCATTTGGAGAATATGATGGAGCTTTCTAAAATGGGGACTATTATATTCCCTCCGATGCCAGCCTTCTATAATAATCCTGAAAATGTTAACGATATCATTGATCATCTTGCATATAGGGCGTTAGATCAATTTGAAATCGATGCTCACGGTGCGAAACGGTGGGACGGAATGAAATATCGCACCAAAATATAA
- a CDS encoding pyridoxamine 5'-phosphate oxidase family protein, whose amino-acid sequence MNGMEMPVEVFDLLNGKELVDKQHEAMMLLTVSEEGWPHTAMISVGEIVAISRKELRIGLWPDTSTTANVNRTHKATLVLFWKGKAQYFRLSLERLKELQNVRYKRERFQAKIVEAREDIAKYAEITSGIKIDLKNPKEIVERWRETIEDILQ is encoded by the coding sequence ATGAATGGGATGGAAATGCCAGTAGAGGTATTCGACTTGTTAAATGGTAAAGAACTTGTCGACAAGCAGCATGAAGCCATGATGCTGTTGACGGTAAGTGAAGAAGGATGGCCACATACTGCAATGATTAGCGTGGGTGAGATCGTAGCAATAAGCAGGAAGGAATTAAGGATTGGCTTATGGCCGGATACTTCGACTACAGCCAATGTCAATCGTACCCATAAAGCTACACTGGTTTTGTTTTGGAAAGGTAAAGCCCAATATTTTCGCCTTTCATTAGAGAGATTAAAAGAGCTGCAAAATGTCCGATACAAAAGAGAAAGATTCCAGGCCAAAATAGTAGAGGCACGGGAGGATATTGCTAAGTATGCTGAAATAACCTCTGGAATTAAAATCGACTTGAAAAACCCTAAAGAAATTGTTGAACGATGGAGGGAGACCATAGAAGATATCCTTCAATAA
- a CDS encoding alpha/beta hydrolase, translating to MEMYVKELGEHRIQIADYPGTKGPIIAIHGLTGNHKQMHYYAEMLKGEYRVISIDLRGRGNSSRADVQSSLFKHAEDVIELIQELKIKNPILIGYSMGAFISSVVASKLTSVQALILLDGAAISSQQQRDIVQPSLGRLSKEYESQESYIAEIKEIYSRLGINWTEHLQSVAEYEVHEVDGHWENKSSEDSILTDFNSFYSFVPKEVCRQISCKTLLVYASGKIGDFPPLFYEEAYDDTKKYTPDIETIVSTCNHYTMVFENRAEINKEIKSFLKRI from the coding sequence ATGGAAATGTATGTAAAGGAATTGGGGGAACATAGAATCCAAATTGCTGATTATCCTGGAACGAAAGGGCCAATCATCGCCATACATGGTTTAACGGGCAATCATAAGCAAATGCATTATTATGCAGAAATGTTAAAAGGCGAGTACAGAGTCATTTCGATTGACTTGAGAGGGAGGGGAAATAGTTCGAGGGCAGATGTGCAGTCTTCTCTTTTTAAACATGCAGAAGATGTAATTGAGTTAATTCAAGAGTTAAAGATTAAAAATCCTATTTTGATCGGGTATTCAATGGGAGCCTTCATCTCAAGTGTTGTAGCCAGCAAATTAACTTCGGTACAGGCCCTGATATTATTGGATGGTGCGGCCATTTCCTCTCAACAACAAAGGGACATCGTACAACCATCTCTAGGCCGATTAAGTAAAGAATATGAATCTCAGGAAAGTTATATTGCAGAAATTAAGGAAATCTATAGCCGTTTGGGTATCAATTGGACAGAACACCTGCAAAGTGTGGCGGAGTATGAGGTTCATGAAGTGGATGGTCACTGGGAGAATAAATCATCAGAAGATAGCATTCTTACAGATTTCAATAGTTTTTATTCTTTTGTCCCTAAAGAAGTTTGTAGACAAATTTCCTGTAAAACCTTATTGGTTTATGCCAGTGGGAAAATAGGGGATTTTCCTCCATTATTTTATGAAGAAGCCTATGATGATACGAAGAAATATACACCTGATATTGAAACGATCGTTTCAACTTGTAACCACTATACAATGGTGTTTGAAAATAGGGCGGAGATTAACAAAGAGATAAAGTCGTTCTTAAAACGAATTTGA
- a CDS encoding cyclase family protein, giving the protein MKIIDLTLELYDGLVTNNDLPAIGIKDEPLEHKGKYDSLPKGYRSKLISFSDHSGTHVDVASHYSENGDSVETINLKNMFGDALILDVSMLKATHEPVTKDLLEEAERRQGVYVEKDDIVLIRTWGKSWGEKGFFEAQALDESVAQWLIEKQIHIVGLDLPNADLNQDSESGIHQKLLNHDIYIVENLVNLEKLPKHSRFLFFGIPLKLKNATASPIRALSILDSQLI; this is encoded by the coding sequence TTGAAAATCATTGATTTAACATTGGAACTTTACGATGGTCTAGTTACGAATAATGATTTACCTGCAATAGGGATTAAAGATGAACCTCTTGAACATAAGGGGAAATATGATTCACTTCCTAAAGGCTACCGTTCCAAGTTGATTTCTTTTTCTGACCATAGTGGGACACATGTTGATGTGGCTTCACATTACTCAGAAAATGGGGATTCGGTTGAAACCATCAATCTGAAGAATATGTTTGGGGATGCCCTCATACTGGATGTAAGCATGTTAAAAGCGACACATGAACCTGTTACGAAAGATTTACTTGAAGAGGCCGAACGCAGGCAGGGAGTATATGTTGAAAAAGACGATATCGTCCTGATCAGGACATGGGGGAAATCATGGGGGGAAAAAGGCTTTTTTGAAGCGCAGGCATTAGATGAAAGTGTGGCTCAATGGTTAATTGAAAAGCAAATACATATTGTCGGGTTGGATTTGCCAAATGCGGATTTGAACCAAGATTCAGAAAGCGGAATTCATCAAAAATTACTGAACCATGATATATATATCGTTGAAAATCTAGTGAATCTTGAAAAACTGCCTAAGCATTCCCGCTTTCTTTTTTTCGGGATCCCTTTAAAACTAAAAAATGCAACAGCCTCACCTATAAGGGCACTATCGATACTTGATTCACAATTAATTTAA